A genomic window from Prunus persica cultivar Lovell chromosome G2, Prunus_persica_NCBIv2, whole genome shotgun sequence includes:
- the LOC18787178 gene encoding aspartyl protease family protein 2, producing the protein MEGKSKLGLLFFSVTAIFLSLTTALEHQTLVLNPLPNPPTLSWPESVSETVQPDPTTSTDPNTLSVQLHHLDALSLNKTPSQLFNLRLQRDAVRVKTLSSIAAAAASPNRTARGGRVPIRGFSSSVVSGLAQGSGEYFTRLGVGTPPKYVYMVLDTGSDVVWLQCAPCKRCYSQTDPVFDPRKSGTFSTIPCGSPLCRKLDSSGCKARKTCLYQVSYGDGSFTVGDFSTETLTFRGTKVGRVALGCGHDNEGLFVGAAGLLGLGRGKLSFPTQTGVRFNKKFSYCLVDRSASSKPSSVVFGDSAVSRTARFTPLIANPKLDTFYYVELIGISVGGTRVRGITASLFKLDPAGNGGVILDSGTSVTRLTRVAYNSLRDAFRAGTSGLKRAPEFSLFDTCFDLSGKSEVKVPTVVLHFRNADVSLPATNYLIPVDSSGSFCFAFAGTMGGLSIIGNIQQQGFRVVYDLASSRVGFAPRGCA; encoded by the coding sequence ATGGAAGGGAAATCCAAACTTggccttctcttcttttccgTCACCGccattttcctctctctcaccaCCGCCCTCGAGCACCAGACCCTCGTCCTCAACCCCCTACCCAACCCACCCACCCTCTCATGGCCCGAATCCGTGTCCGAGACCGTACAACCCGACCCGACAACCAGCACGGACCCGAACACTCTGTCCGTACAGTTGCATCACTTGGACGCCTTGTCCCTCAACAAGACCCCCTCCCAACTCTTCAACCTCCGCCTTCAGCGCGACGCCGTCCGCGTCAAAACCCTAAGCTCCATCGCCGCAGCCGCCGCGTCGCCGAATAGAACAGCCAGAGGCGGTCGCGTACCCATCAGGGGTTTCAGCAGCTCCGTCGTCTCGGGACTCGCGCAGGGCAGCGGCGAGTACTTCACGCGCCTCGGCGTCGGCACGCCTCCCAAGTACGTCTACATGGTGCTCGACACCGGAAGCGACGTCGTTTGGCTCCAATGCGCTCCCTGCAAGCGCTGCTATTCCCAGACCGACCCGGTCTTCGACCCGAGGAAATCCGGAACCTTCTCCACCATCCCCTGTGGGTCCCCTCTATGCCGGAAGCTCGACTCCTCGGGCTGCAAAGCCAGGAAGACCTGCCTCTACCAAGTCTCCTACGGCGACGGTTCGTTCACTGTCGGCGACTTCTCCACCGAAACGCTGACATTTCGAGGCACCAAAGTGGGACGCGTGGCGCTCGGATGCGGCCACGACAACGAGGGCTTGTTCGTCGGTGCGGCGGGGCTTTTGGGGCTCGGCCGGGGGAAGTTATCATTTCCCACCCAGACCGGGGTCCGGTTCAACAAGAAATTCTCGTACTGTCTAGTGGACCGGTCCGCTTCGTCCAAACCGTCCTCCGTCGTCTTCGGTGACTCGGCCGTTTCTCGGACTGCCCGGTTCACTCCGCTAATCGCGAACCCGAAACTGGACACGTTTTACTACGTCGAGCTCATCGGTATCAGTGTCGGCGGGACACGTGTCCGGGGAATCACGGCGTCGCTTTTCAAGCTCGACCCGGCTGGAAACGGAGGTGTCATTCTGGATTCGGGTACGTCCGTGACCCGCCTGACCCGAGTCGCTTACAATTCTCTCCGTGACGCTTTCCGGGCCGGGACATCGGGTCTGAAGCGGGCGCCGGAGTTCTCTCTGTTCGACACGTGTTTCGACTTGTCGGGTAAAAGCGAGGTGAAAGTCCCGACCGTGGTGCTGCATTTCCGAAACGCTGACGTTTCGCTGCCGGCCACGAACTACTTGATCCCCGTGGACAGTAGCGGGAGCTTCTGCTTTGCGTTCGCGGGTACGATGGGCGGGTTGTCCATAATCGGTAACATCCAGCAGCAGGGGTTCCGGGTGGTGTATGACCTGGCAAGCTCTCGGGTCGGGTTTGCCCCACGTGGCTGCGCTTGA